Sequence from the Tursiops truncatus isolate mTurTru1 chromosome 18, mTurTru1.mat.Y, whole genome shotgun sequence genome:
AGCAAGGCCCACCCTATTCTAATCCTACTTCTTTCTTGTGAGCCtaccaaaagaaaattttagcaaacttttttgttttaagaacaCTCCCCTTGTGGCCATGTGGACGGCCAAATGGAAGAGGGAGAAATTGGTGGCAATAAATTATTGAGTGCTAGAATACGTGGAGGCAGGAAGATAATAAGGGCTAATGCTAATCGTTCTGTGTAATTGGAGTGCACTAGAGTAATAACGTGTTGCAATTGTGATATAGTAGATGAAAAAAGCTAGTTACAAAACCGTATTCAGTgtgatctcatttttataaaaaatatgtgtgtagaAAAATATCTGGATTGAAGACCCCAATGGCTGAAGGCGAGAGGAAGACAGCCCTGGAAATGGTCCAGGCGGCTGGGACAGATAGACACTGTGTGACATTTGTATTGCACGAGGAGGACCATACCCTAGGAAATTCTCTTCGTTACATGATCATGAAGAACCCGGAAGTGGAGTTTTGTGGTTATACTACAACCCATCCTTCAGAGAGCAAAATTAATTTGCGCATACAGACTCGAGGTGCCC
This genomic interval carries:
- the LOC117308844 gene encoding DNA-directed RNA polymerases I and III subunit RPAC2, with amino-acid sequence MEDDQELERKISGLKTPMAEGERKTALEMVQAAGTDRHCVTFVLHEEDHTLGNSLRYMIMKNPEVEFCGYTTTHPSESKINLRIQTRGALPAVEPFQRGLTELMNVCQHVLDKFEASIKEYKDQKASRNEATF